The following are from one region of the Actinomycetota bacterium genome:
- a CDS encoding PaaI family thioesterase: MSESRTPLPSHAPGCFGCGTENPSGLGLQAWQDGDEIRGRVTFSDHHSGAPGFAHGGAVATALDDCLGFLLYVIEEPGVTAKLEVNYRRPVLVHTEYSLRGWFDHRDGRKIFTSIEMRDANGTIVAEGSGLFVTVAMEHFSKNLPDDWRERARERGIELPW; encoded by the coding sequence ATGAGTGAGAGTCGCACACCGTTGCCAAGCCACGCCCCGGGCTGCTTTGGCTGCGGAACCGAGAACCCGAGCGGCCTGGGACTGCAAGCTTGGCAAGACGGAGACGAGATCCGCGGCCGGGTGACGTTCAGCGATCACCACTCCGGAGCCCCGGGGTTCGCCCACGGCGGCGCCGTAGCAACGGCGCTGGATGACTGCCTCGGGTTCCTGCTGTACGTCATCGAGGAACCCGGCGTTACGGCCAAGCTCGAGGTCAACTACCGAAGGCCCGTTCTCGTCCACACCGAATACTCGCTCCGCGGGTGGTTCGACCATCGCGATGGGCGCAAGATCTTCACGTCGATCGAAATGCGCGACGCGAATGGAACCATCGTGGCGGAAGGCTCCGGACTCTTCGTCACGGTCGCGATGGAGCACTTCAGCAAGAACCTCCCCGACGACTGGCGTGAGCGCGCGCGCGAGCGCGGCATTGAACTCCCGTGGTAG
- the selD gene encoding selenide, water dikinase SelD, with protein sequence MTEQMRLLKYSHGSGUACKLGPSELAQVLRRLPISPPNPDLLVGLDPADDAAVYRIDDSTALVFTVDFFTPVVDDPYDWGRIAAANAMSDVYAMGGRPLLCLNVAGWPRDDLPVEMLSRVLEGGAATAARAGAIVVGGHTVDDREPKYGMAVVGLVDPAHVITNAAARPGDVLVLTKPLGLGVISTAVKNGVAPESVSEAAVEIMVELNDGPRDAMLSAGVRAATDVTGFGLLGHLQRMCAASGVSAEVRAAAVPVLDGAEELAAAGQIPGGSRRNRTFVEEWATFAGDVGEVRRTLLADAQTSGGMLICCPPDCLDALLGELDGRAPVSEVIGVIAAGPVGRIQVCS encoded by the coding sequence GTGACCGAGCAGATGCGGCTGCTGAAGTACAGCCACGGATCCGGGTGAGCGTGCAAGCTCGGTCCATCCGAGCTGGCGCAGGTCTTGCGCCGATTGCCGATCTCTCCGCCGAACCCAGACCTTCTGGTCGGGCTCGATCCTGCCGACGACGCCGCCGTCTACCGAATCGACGATTCCACGGCGCTGGTGTTTACCGTGGACTTCTTCACTCCGGTCGTCGACGACCCATACGACTGGGGACGCATCGCGGCCGCGAATGCGATGAGCGATGTGTACGCGATGGGTGGGAGACCTCTTCTGTGCCTGAACGTCGCCGGGTGGCCGCGGGACGACCTGCCTGTTGAGATGCTGTCCCGCGTGCTGGAGGGCGGCGCCGCGACCGCCGCGCGCGCCGGCGCGATCGTGGTCGGCGGTCACACTGTGGACGATCGCGAGCCGAAGTACGGCATGGCCGTTGTCGGGCTGGTCGATCCGGCTCACGTCATCACCAATGCCGCCGCGCGCCCCGGGGATGTGCTCGTGCTTACCAAGCCGCTCGGCCTGGGCGTCATCTCGACTGCGGTCAAGAACGGCGTGGCTCCGGAATCCGTCTCGGAGGCTGCAGTTGAGATCATGGTCGAACTCAACGACGGGCCTCGTGACGCGATGCTGTCGGCCGGCGTGCGGGCCGCGACCGACGTGACCGGTTTTGGTTTGCTCGGCCATCTGCAGCGGATGTGCGCGGCTTCGGGAGTTTCAGCGGAGGTGCGTGCTGCCGCCGTGCCGGTGCTCGATGGCGCCGAGGAACTCGCAGCCGCGGGCCAAATCCCCGGGGGAAGTCGTCGGAATCGTACGTTCGTAGAGGAGTGGGCGACCTTCGCCGGTGACGTAGGGGAGGTGCGTCGGACCCTGCTGGCCGATGCGCAGACCTCGGGTGGGATGCTCATTTGTTGCCCGCCGGATTGCCTCGACGCCCTTCTGGGCGAACTCGACGGGCGCGCGCCGGTTTCCGAGGTGATCGGGGTCATCGCTGCAGGTCCGGTGGGCCGAATCCAAGTCTGCTCCTGA
- a CDS encoding ABC transporter permease, whose protein sequence is MLLRLVRADLKIIVRNRQALFWALLFPIMFTVVFGLFRFDEVATANVAVVPSGGPAAAPVVAGLQGVDVVKVSPGIGTEAEARTALTDGEIDFALLVPDEGPVRMLFVESAADRNRIFVSVFRQVLDQVNIRIAGISPRYELVPVGVAGNTTTYYDFVLPGLVGMAVMTYGIIGIAGTIAQYRGQRILRRIRATPLSPRTFLVALGLAHLMLAVVQSGLVLATGVFLFGANVRGSILAIILFALLGNLTFINIGFMVAARAETAEAASGLGNFVAMPMMFLSGVFFPTDSLPWILPTVTSLLPLYPLVDAIRRISVDGASIMQLGSQFGQLAVWAVGSLILATRMFRFERA, encoded by the coding sequence GTGCTGCTTCGCCTGGTGCGCGCCGACCTGAAGATCATCGTTCGGAATCGCCAGGCGCTGTTCTGGGCGCTCCTCTTCCCGATCATGTTCACCGTCGTGTTCGGCCTGTTCCGCTTTGATGAAGTCGCCACGGCGAACGTCGCCGTTGTTCCGTCCGGCGGTCCTGCAGCGGCCCCTGTCGTGGCGGGATTGCAGGGAGTCGACGTGGTTAAGGTCTCCCCGGGGATTGGAACCGAGGCGGAGGCCCGCACCGCGCTTACCGACGGCGAGATCGATTTCGCTCTGCTGGTTCCCGACGAGGGCCCGGTTCGGATGTTGTTCGTCGAATCGGCCGCGGACCGCAATCGCATCTTCGTTTCGGTGTTTCGTCAGGTGCTGGACCAAGTGAACATCCGCATTGCAGGCATCTCGCCGCGGTATGAACTCGTGCCGGTCGGTGTAGCAGGCAACACCACCACCTACTACGACTTCGTTTTGCCGGGTCTGGTTGGAATGGCCGTAATGACCTACGGCATCATCGGGATCGCCGGGACGATCGCCCAATACCGGGGCCAGAGGATCCTGCGACGGATCCGAGCTACACCGCTGTCGCCTCGCACGTTTCTGGTTGCGCTCGGGTTGGCTCACCTGATGCTCGCGGTGGTGCAGTCGGGGCTGGTCCTGGCTACGGGGGTGTTCCTATTCGGCGCCAACGTCCGTGGCAGCATTCTTGCGATCATTTTGTTCGCCTTGCTCGGCAACCTGACGTTCATCAACATCGGGTTCATGGTGGCCGCGCGCGCCGAGACGGCCGAAGCTGCGAGCGGACTCGGCAACTTCGTAGCTATGCCGATGATGTTCCTCTCGGGCGTCTTCTTCCCCACGGATTCTCTGCCTTGGATCCTGCCCACCGTCACTTCGCTCTTGCCGCTGTATCCGTTGGTCGACGCTATTCGCCGCATTTCTGTGGACGGAGCGTCGATCATGCAGCTCGGGTCGCAGTTCGGCCAGTTGGCGGTGTGGGCGGTCGGAAGCCTCATCCTGGCTACTCGCATGTTCCGCTTCGAACGCGCCTAG
- a CDS encoding cytochrome c3 family protein: MQNHSKVASTIGLRTVMLIAVVGAILAPAASAWAATGDGPTPPAIGDPAQGTGSVSPHGGYGSSSNFCLQCHSVHNAGGDGYALLWKSSVQDTCNTCHAVFGTSPTGTKTGLLGTGTMGTASTRSAYTVTGASKKSEHTGTSVDGNTITEASWTYSGYPGTTNSSTAMDGGLNCASCHTPHADRGLAVNTKKLRSTDSTHVGTTAAVRDWAEGTGFWFMPLTGSSPLYRYLHHDTEDAAGVWQVCTATSPAPLTGLDTGCVYAQAKDTKNQVVSLYGYKLLSMYPNHTYSTPVSYKTDYRDRDQPNWCGACHTSRVDTAFGGTTHNHPTGCRYCHGNPANATSSDFPHTSTNESFLVNYPDLLCTSSCHSSSKSLP; encoded by the coding sequence ATGCAGAATCACAGCAAAGTAGCTTCGACGATAGGCCTTCGGACGGTGATGCTGATCGCCGTGGTTGGGGCGATCCTCGCGCCTGCCGCATCGGCTTGGGCGGCCACCGGCGACGGCCCGACGCCCCCGGCAATCGGGGACCCGGCACAAGGCACCGGTTCGGTTTCTCCGCACGGCGGCTACGGATCCAGCAGCAACTTCTGCCTGCAGTGCCACAGCGTGCACAATGCGGGTGGCGATGGTTACGCGCTTCTTTGGAAGTCGAGTGTTCAGGACACCTGCAATACCTGTCACGCAGTTTTCGGGACTTCCCCAACGGGAACCAAGACCGGACTGCTCGGCACTGGAACCATGGGCACAGCCTCTACAAGGTCCGCGTATACGGTGACTGGGGCCTCGAAGAAGTCCGAGCACACGGGGACCTCGGTCGACGGCAACACGATCACGGAAGCAAGCTGGACCTACAGCGGCTACCCGGGCACGACGAACTCCTCGACGGCGATGGATGGCGGCCTGAACTGCGCCTCCTGTCACACGCCGCACGCGGATCGTGGTCTGGCAGTCAACACCAAGAAGCTCCGCAGCACGGACTCCACCCATGTGGGGACCACAGCGGCGGTCCGCGATTGGGCGGAGGGTACCGGGTTCTGGTTCATGCCTCTGACCGGCAGCTCTCCGCTGTATCGCTACTTGCACCATGACACCGAGGATGCCGCGGGAGTGTGGCAGGTCTGCACCGCGACGAGCCCTGCGCCTTTGACCGGCCTCGACACTGGGTGCGTGTACGCTCAGGCCAAGGACACCAAGAACCAAGTCGTTTCACTGTATGGGTACAAGCTCCTGTCGATGTACCCGAACCACACCTACTCCACTCCGGTGAGCTACAAGACGGACTACCGTGACCGCGACCAGCCCAACTGGTGTGGGGCGTGCCACACGTCCCGCGTGGACACCGCTTTTGGCGGGACGACCCACAACCACCCGACTGGGTGCCGCTATTGCCACGGAAACCCGGCGAACGCCACTTCGAGTGACTTCCCGCACACGTCCACGAATGAGTCGTTCCTTGTGAACTACCCGGACCTACTGTGCACGAGTTCTTGCCACTCGAGCAGCAAGTCGCTTCCGTAG
- a CDS encoding M67 family metallopeptidase — MHEFRIPVSVARAIVEHAQAEYPKECCGLLAGPDGEPRERFALTNVDPDPVMRYNADPKELKRATDEIFDRDWDIASIYHSHTHTPAFPSQTDVERAFYPEAVYVLVSLADRQRPDLRAFTILDGRIEELPVVHVDEKAS; from the coding sequence TTGCACGAATTCCGCATCCCGGTGTCTGTGGCGCGCGCGATTGTCGAACATGCGCAAGCTGAGTACCCGAAGGAATGCTGCGGCTTGCTCGCCGGTCCTGACGGTGAGCCGAGGGAACGGTTCGCTCTGACGAACGTGGACCCGGATCCAGTCATGCGCTACAACGCGGACCCAAAGGAGTTGAAGCGGGCGACGGACGAGATCTTCGATCGGGACTGGGATATCGCGAGCATCTACCACTCCCACACGCACACGCCTGCGTTCCCGTCGCAAACGGATGTGGAGCGCGCGTTCTATCCTGAAGCCGTCTACGTCCTCGTCTCGCTGGCCGATCGTCAACGACCCGACCTTCGCGCCTTCACGATTCTGGACGGAAGGATCGAGGAGTTGCCGGTCGTTCACGTCGATGAGAAGGCGAGTTGA
- a CDS encoding MoaD/ThiS family protein, which translates to MSIEVRVPTILRKHTGGQRAVHGEGKTVREVLDDLERSFPGVRGAVLTESGDLHRFINMYVNDEDVRFLGSLETPLTDGDIVSILPAVAGG; encoded by the coding sequence ATGTCGATCGAGGTCAGGGTTCCAACGATCTTGCGAAAGCACACCGGCGGGCAGCGCGCCGTTCACGGTGAAGGCAAGACCGTTCGCGAGGTTCTCGACGACCTTGAACGGTCCTTCCCCGGCGTTCGGGGCGCGGTCCTGACCGAGAGCGGCGATCTGCATCGGTTCATCAACATGTATGTGAACGACGAAGACGTTCGTTTCCTCGGGTCGCTGGAGACGCCGCTGACCGACGGAGACATCGTTTCGATTCTCCCCGCGGTCGCCGGCGGCTAG
- a CDS encoding cytochrome c3 family protein, which yields MGAGARALKFAAVAVAILGFVGAQGVDVITGRPFSPFSPATLAVGAPGGPDPHGTYSADSVLCDSCHKVHKAAGGTLFQQATERETCYACHDATGGAANVKAEFGETVIGSSTKTSFHPLPDGRGGVQLVCGDCHTPHRARAEYPGLLRVSIGGVQEYSSAATPMGNQYCYACHGDASSYAAPFGDHSGFDASIHNTSAGVPGPASGSGIKCLACHASHGSDYRRLTSADGEQLCFTCHTQASPKTSGGSNPFNAFATANDYATSDGDGVRIFAHPVAASAQAAGSRVVECDSCHNSHFLDDVSDYAAGKSKINDPTNVSLRRLSSWDSASYGMNRSASPGTAQDISKFCTQCHEAPATTQPITQGANVPFTVKMVNDSSTDAGGLAHDKFSATQYFTGGTSLHGNSGGLACTACHDFHGSSNAYMLRESVVSVGTQGVAGGNVTSVTGFQAPFTYDSQWTGKFKAFCSGCHVTEHEDRGATCITCHYHGSSEL from the coding sequence TTGGGCGCGGGCGCGCGCGCGTTGAAGTTCGCTGCCGTTGCTGTGGCGATCTTGGGATTTGTTGGAGCGCAAGGCGTCGACGTAATCACGGGCAGACCGTTCTCGCCGTTCTCGCCGGCCACGCTGGCCGTCGGCGCCCCAGGAGGGCCGGATCCGCACGGCACTTACTCGGCCGACAGCGTTCTGTGCGACAGTTGCCACAAGGTTCACAAGGCGGCGGGCGGCACGTTGTTCCAACAGGCGACAGAACGCGAGACGTGTTACGCGTGTCATGACGCTACCGGCGGCGCGGCAAACGTCAAGGCGGAGTTCGGGGAGACCGTCATCGGCTCATCCACGAAGACGTCGTTCCATCCTCTTCCGGACGGCCGCGGCGGAGTCCAGCTTGTTTGCGGAGACTGCCACACGCCGCATCGGGCGCGCGCGGAGTACCCCGGGCTCCTCCGGGTCTCCATCGGCGGAGTGCAGGAGTATTCGAGTGCTGCGACTCCGATGGGCAACCAGTATTGCTACGCGTGCCACGGGGACGCATCCTCATACGCCGCTCCCTTCGGCGACCATTCCGGCTTCGATGCGAGCATCCACAACACCAGCGCGGGTGTTCCCGGTCCGGCCTCCGGGAGCGGGATCAAGTGCCTCGCGTGTCACGCATCGCACGGTTCGGACTACCGCAGGTTGACATCCGCGGACGGAGAGCAGCTTTGCTTCACTTGCCACACGCAGGCTTCACCCAAGACATCCGGCGGCAGCAATCCGTTCAACGCGTTTGCGACGGCGAACGACTACGCCACATCGGATGGGGACGGGGTCAGGATCTTCGCGCACCCGGTGGCCGCGTCTGCGCAGGCTGCCGGGTCTCGCGTCGTTGAATGCGATTCATGTCACAACTCGCATTTCCTCGATGACGTGTCTGACTACGCCGCCGGGAAGAGCAAGATCAATGATCCCACCAACGTCTCGTTGCGACGCCTGTCGTCGTGGGATTCCGCGTCCTACGGAATGAACCGGTCGGCGTCCCCGGGTACCGCGCAGGACATCTCGAAGTTCTGCACGCAGTGCCACGAGGCCCCGGCGACCACGCAGCCGATCACCCAAGGTGCGAACGTGCCGTTCACGGTGAAGATGGTGAACGATTCCTCAACCGACGCTGGGGGTCTTGCGCACGATAAGTTCTCCGCCACCCAGTACTTCACAGGCGGTACTTCGCTTCACGGCAACTCGGGCGGACTCGCATGCACAGCGTGCCACGACTTCCACGGCTCCTCGAACGCGTACATGCTCAGGGAGAGCGTCGTGAGCGTTGGAACTCAAGGGGTTGCCGGCGGGAACGTCACCAGCGTGACCGGGTTCCAGGCGCCGTTCACCTACGACTCCCAGTGGACGGGGAAGTTCAAGGCGTTTTGTTCGGGTTGCCACGTAACCGAGCACGAGGATAGGGGCGCGACCTGCATCACGTGTCACTACCACGGGAGTTCTGAACTTTAA
- a CDS encoding sialidase family protein: MQNHHATSGRAARAGALIAALLAVVAPLVAPVSSHAEFEFVSGGKLSGSGGATEPGIDIAPDGRTIFVNGINGIPSHSLLWRSDDGGSSFKKLTFPLPYSRFPGGGDADVVVGEDGHVYFLDLWAGSNSIAYSPDLGENWTQGTPFTTLPLSDRQWISLGERNPETGLDTVYVAYHFIQPPQSLMLSRSDDSGLTWTWHVGVPGLVGTGALPGQIVSDGKWVAFNYVNGRNMYIAMSADAGVTWTKKQVSWIPTVYEGSLTAVAQDPMNKDDLYIAWIDDQDFSVRVGRSYNRGQDWEWGEKVSGPEDSEDGMSNIFPWIAARDGKVSVAWYGADEPGDPNNVSPATEWRVRYAESTDRGATFGAPVDATGVVKRGFICTQGLSCNAGRELGDFLQIALDGDSNAMISYVDVVDRKLAKVVRQRPL; this comes from the coding sequence ATGCAGAACCATCATGCAACCTCAGGCCGGGCGGCACGTGCCGGAGCGCTCATTGCTGCTCTGTTGGCCGTCGTCGCTCCGCTTGTTGCTCCCGTATCCAGCCATGCCGAGTTTGAGTTCGTGTCGGGAGGGAAGCTGTCCGGAAGCGGGGGCGCAACAGAACCGGGGATCGATATTGCGCCGGACGGCCGGACGATCTTCGTCAACGGCATCAACGGGATCCCGTCGCATAGCTTGTTGTGGCGATCCGACGACGGCGGTTCGTCGTTCAAGAAGCTCACTTTCCCGCTTCCCTACAGCCGGTTCCCCGGGGGCGGGGACGCCGACGTCGTGGTCGGAGAGGACGGGCACGTTTACTTCCTCGACCTGTGGGCCGGATCCAACAGCATCGCGTATTCGCCCGACCTCGGTGAGAACTGGACCCAAGGGACACCGTTCACAACGTTGCCGCTGTCGGATCGCCAGTGGATCTCGCTTGGCGAGCGAAACCCGGAGACAGGGCTGGACACGGTCTACGTCGCATACCACTTCATTCAACCTCCGCAGTCGCTGATGCTTTCGCGTTCGGACGATTCCGGCCTGACCTGGACGTGGCACGTCGGTGTCCCCGGCTTGGTCGGGACCGGCGCGCTGCCCGGCCAGATTGTCTCGGACGGGAAGTGGGTGGCATTCAACTACGTCAACGGTCGCAACATGTACATCGCGATGTCGGCGGATGCCGGCGTGACCTGGACGAAGAAACAGGTGAGTTGGATTCCGACGGTGTACGAGGGAAGCCTGACCGCGGTCGCTCAGGATCCGATGAACAAGGATGACCTGTATATCGCTTGGATCGACGATCAGGACTTCTCGGTTCGCGTCGGTCGCTCCTACAACCGGGGCCAGGACTGGGAGTGGGGAGAGAAGGTCTCCGGTCCCGAAGACAGCGAGGACGGGATGAGTAACATCTTCCCGTGGATCGCCGCGCGCGACGGGAAGGTCTCGGTAGCGTGGTACGGGGCCGACGAGCCTGGGGACCCGAACAACGTCTCGCCCGCGACCGAATGGCGGGTTCGATACGCAGAGAGCACCGACCGCGGTGCTACGTTCGGTGCACCCGTTGACGCCACCGGCGTGGTGAAGCGGGGATTCATTTGCACGCAGGGCCTGAGTTGCAATGCCGGGCGCGAGTTGGGTGACTTCCTGCAGATCGCGCTCGACGGAGACAGCAACGCGATGATCTCGTACGTCGACGTGGTGGATCGCAAGCTCGCCAAGGTCGTTCGTCAGCGGCCCCTTTAG
- a CDS encoding ABC transporter ATP-binding protein, with translation MTAAVAVEVADLVKDFRQRGGGTLRAVDGISFAVEHGEIFGFLGPNGAGKTTTLEIMEGLQIPTSGSADVLGLDSTKHSSEMKRRIGIQLQAGAYFNYLTLREILDLFGSFYPHNLAPDDLLARVGLADKAGSLIKQLSGGQQQRFSIVASIVNDPEVVFLDEATTGLDPHARREVWDLIRGIRASGKTVVITTHYMEEAQTLCDRVAIIDYGRIVELDTPEGLVRGLDASYRIVFESRDGVDVGALSGLPGIVTAGPARDRTGAFELSVRRPAEALRGLLRWSEDSGVELGELQVLPATLEDVFLSRTGRALRPGSPEEGEE, from the coding sequence ATGACCGCGGCCGTCGCCGTCGAGGTCGCCGACCTCGTCAAGGACTTCCGCCAGCGTGGTGGTGGGACGCTCCGCGCCGTCGACGGAATCTCGTTTGCGGTTGAGCATGGCGAGATCTTTGGCTTCCTCGGGCCGAACGGAGCAGGCAAGACGACGACGCTGGAGATCATGGAGGGGCTGCAGATCCCGACGTCCGGTTCCGCCGATGTCCTCGGACTGGACTCGACGAAGCACTCCTCTGAGATGAAGCGGCGTATCGGAATCCAACTGCAGGCCGGCGCGTACTTCAATTACTTGACACTCCGCGAGATTCTGGATCTATTCGGATCGTTCTACCCGCACAACCTTGCGCCGGACGATCTGCTGGCGCGCGTGGGTCTGGCCGACAAGGCCGGGTCGCTCATCAAGCAACTCTCGGGAGGCCAGCAGCAGCGGTTCTCGATTGTGGCGAGCATCGTCAACGACCCCGAGGTCGTGTTCCTGGACGAAGCCACGACGGGACTTGATCCTCACGCGCGCCGCGAAGTATGGGACTTGATTCGAGGGATTCGTGCATCGGGGAAGACCGTCGTGATCACGACACACTACATGGAAGAGGCTCAGACTCTGTGCGACCGCGTGGCCATCATCGACTACGGCCGGATCGTCGAACTCGACACCCCCGAGGGGCTGGTCAGGGGTTTGGACGCGTCTTACCGGATCGTGTTCGAGTCCCGCGATGGTGTGGATGTCGGCGCTCTTTCGGGGCTTCCCGGCATCGTGACGGCCGGACCGGCGCGTGACCGGACGGGGGCGTTCGAGCTGTCGGTGCGCCGGCCGGCGGAAGCGTTGCGTGGACTGCTTCGCTGGTCGGAGGACTCCGGGGTTGAACTCGGGGAGCTTCAGGTGCTTCCGGCGACGCTTGAGGACGTGTTCCTTTCGCGCACCGGTCGAGCGCTGCGCCCGGGCAGTCCGGAAGAAGGGGAGGAGTAG
- a CDS encoding nitrite/sulfite reductase has translation MAVHRRGSQPGSPPAGGFDDAAEVEKFSTQVRAYREQRMDPEQFRRARLWNGIYGQRGLIDVQMVRAKIPQGVLRAEHLDALADIAERYSRGYGHVTTRQNIQFHDVALENLPVVVRMISSVGLTTREACGDTVRNVVSCPLAGVCPNEAFDVTRTGEEITRHFLRSPLGQDLPRKFKVALSGCGVDCGQAAINDVGLLAAARPGADGDVELGYRVVVGGGLGADPHGALILEDFVALDDVLVTVESVLRVYERFFDQFGDRSKRTHARMKFLVQRMGIDAFRAAVREERERLGCAAGTDRGRVATQEAECARQEAERARQAAALPSGVSAGSPSESLESPKDPGFARWRSLNVLAQKQPDRFAAWVNLPLGDITASQLRALAVFARDTGAELRTTIRQNLVARDLDEFAVATLWQTLAAAGLAEAHHHAAGDVVSCPGADTCSLAFTASRGLATAIRDALRAAGLAEVQGVHINISGCQNSCSQHLTGDIGLMGFARRDDEGNEAPAYRVLVGARVQDGSATFGHYAVKVAARRGPEAVVRLVSRFASERIEGESFADWVRRIGTEDVESSLADLDPLPPKREAPEFYQDWGAEAPFQVTLGRGECAS, from the coding sequence ATGGCCGTACATCGCAGGGGTTCGCAGCCGGGATCGCCCCCGGCGGGCGGGTTCGACGACGCAGCTGAAGTGGAGAAGTTCTCGACCCAGGTACGGGCTTATCGCGAGCAGCGTATGGATCCCGAGCAATTCCGCCGCGCCCGGCTTTGGAACGGCATCTACGGTCAGCGAGGGCTGATCGACGTCCAGATGGTTCGGGCCAAGATCCCGCAGGGCGTGCTGCGGGCAGAGCACTTGGACGCGCTGGCGGACATCGCCGAGCGCTACTCGCGTGGGTACGGGCACGTGACGACGCGACAGAACATCCAGTTCCACGATGTTGCGTTGGAGAATCTGCCAGTCGTCGTGCGCATGATCTCGTCGGTCGGGTTGACGACCAGGGAGGCTTGTGGGGACACCGTCCGCAACGTCGTGTCGTGCCCTCTCGCGGGAGTGTGCCCGAATGAAGCCTTTGACGTCACGCGTACGGGTGAGGAGATCACAAGGCATTTCCTGCGTAGCCCTCTCGGGCAAGACCTGCCACGGAAGTTCAAGGTGGCGCTGTCGGGCTGCGGCGTGGATTGCGGACAGGCGGCCATCAACGACGTCGGGTTGCTCGCGGCCGCGCGCCCGGGAGCAGATGGAGACGTCGAACTGGGTTACCGGGTCGTCGTCGGTGGAGGTCTTGGGGCCGACCCTCACGGCGCGCTGATTCTCGAGGACTTCGTTGCGCTGGATGACGTGCTCGTGACTGTCGAATCCGTGCTGCGGGTGTACGAGCGGTTCTTCGACCAGTTCGGCGACCGGTCCAAGCGAACTCACGCGCGCATGAAGTTCCTCGTGCAGCGGATGGGGATCGACGCGTTTCGCGCCGCCGTGCGGGAAGAACGGGAGCGCTTGGGCTGCGCAGCGGGGACGGACCGAGGCCGCGTCGCGACCCAGGAGGCTGAATGCGCGCGCCAGGAGGCGGAGCGCGCGCGCCAGGCGGCGGCACTTCCGTCCGGCGTTTCGGCGGGATCGCCGTCGGAGTCGCTTGAATCGCCTAAGGACCCAGGGTTCGCGCGGTGGCGCTCGCTCAACGTTCTTGCACAGAAGCAGCCGGATCGATTCGCCGCGTGGGTCAATCTCCCGCTCGGCGATATCACGGCGAGTCAGTTGCGCGCGCTCGCTGTGTTCGCGCGCGACACCGGTGCAGAACTCCGAACCACGATTCGACAGAACCTCGTGGCACGAGATCTGGATGAGTTCGCCGTCGCGACGCTATGGCAGACTCTGGCGGCCGCGGGTTTGGCCGAGGCGCACCATCACGCTGCAGGAGATGTTGTGTCGTGCCCCGGCGCCGACACCTGCTCCCTTGCTTTCACGGCCTCGCGCGGCCTCGCGACTGCGATTCGCGACGCATTGCGCGCGGCAGGTCTTGCCGAGGTGCAGGGTGTGCACATCAACATCAGCGGGTGCCAGAACTCGTGCAGCCAACATCTGACCGGTGATATCGGGCTCATGGGGTTTGCCCGGCGCGACGACGAAGGCAATGAGGCTCCCGCGTATCGTGTCTTGGTCGGCGCGCGCGTGCAGGACGGCTCGGCGACTTTCGGTCACTACGCGGTGAAGGTTGCCGCGCGCCGCGGACCGGAGGCGGTCGTTCGACTGGTCTCGCGCTTCGCGTCTGAGCGAATCGAGGGCGAGTCTTTCGCGGACTGGGTTCGCCGGATCGGGACCGAGGACGTCGAAAGCAGTCTCGCGGATCTGGATCCGCTCCCTCCCAAGCGAGAGGCGCCGGAGTTCTATCAGGATTGGGGAGCCGAGGCTCCGTTCCAGGTCACGCTTGGACGGGGGGAGTGCGCCTCCTAG